One Prevotella intermedia ATCC 25611 = DSM 20706 DNA window includes the following coding sequences:
- a CDS encoding sensor histidine kinase, with product MGKMMETIKAWLKKRSVVIFLAQIGIYFMLTATWCVVVYITERDPWVATASARTNAVMFFLLLVVFMANFYVLVPYLYEDKSKLRRWLFWLVEFALVFLLNYDLFFPRSNTDHGVVVHLYYYQFAIIWLVLNYVVAIAAISVRYFIRQSDLRKQLLEEKQRNTEAELAWLKNQLNPHFLFNTLNNISSLTQIDADEAQNSIGELSDLLRYALYETQQKEVPLCGEIAFMENYISLMALRCDKNVKITTHFDVPDTARTIAPMLFLSPIENAFKHGVSSGKPSFIDISLTEENGFLVFSCQNSNHPKDGCDHSGSGIGIENMRKRLELMYAKRYEMSLTVEQGVYKLQIKIRTRS from the coding sequence ATGGGGAAGATGATGGAAACAATAAAAGCGTGGTTGAAGAAACGCAGTGTAGTGATATTTCTTGCACAAATAGGCATTTACTTTATGCTTACTGCAACGTGGTGCGTGGTGGTATATATCACCGAACGCGACCCATGGGTGGCAACGGCTTCGGCGCGCACCAACGCTGTTATGTTCTTTCTGCTCCTCGTGGTCTTCATGGCAAACTTCTATGTTCTTGTTCCGTATCTCTACGAAGATAAAAGTAAGCTGCGCCGATGGTTGTTTTGGCTGGTAGAATTTGCCTTGGTATTTTTACTGAACTACGACTTGTTCTTCCCACGCAGCAATACAGACCATGGTGTGGTGGTACATTTGTACTACTATCAGTTCGCTATTATCTGGCTGGTTCTTAACTATGTCGTGGCGATTGCAGCCATTTCCGTGCGTTATTTTATTCGTCAGAGCGACCTTCGGAAGCAACTTTTAGAAGAAAAACAGCGCAATACGGAAGCTGAACTGGCTTGGCTGAAGAACCAATTAAACCCACATTTCCTTTTCAATACGCTCAACAACATCTCTTCTTTGACGCAGATTGATGCCGATGAGGCGCAAAACTCCATTGGCGAACTATCCGACTTGCTGCGCTATGCGCTCTACGAAACGCAGCAAAAGGAAGTGCCGCTGTGCGGAGAAATTGCCTTTATGGAAAACTATATCTCCCTGATGGCACTGCGTTGCGACAAGAACGTGAAGATAACAACGCATTTCGATGTTCCCGACACGGCACGAACCATTGCGCCCATGCTGTTTCTGTCGCCCATCGAGAACGCTTTCAAACACGGTGTGAGCAGCGGAAAGCCATCATTCATTGACATTTCGCTGACCGAAGAGAACGGTTTCTTGGTGTTCTCTTGCCAGAACAGCAACCACCCGAAAGACGGTTGCGACCACAGCGGCAGCGGTATTGGCATAGAGAATATGCGCAAACGCTTGGAGCTGATGTATGCCAAACGCTACGAAATGAGCCTAACGGTAGAGCAAGGAGTCTACAAGTTGCAGATAAAAATAAGAACAAGAAGTTAA
- the pyrE gene encoding orotate phosphoribosyltransferase, translating into MEDLRKTFAGKLLGIKAIKLQPNDPFTWASGWKSPFYCDNRKTLSYHDVRSFVKLELVHAILANFPEATAVAGVATGAIAQGALVAEELAMPYAYVRPKPKDHGMKNQIEGELPEGSKVVVVEDLISTGGSSLKAVAALREAGFEVVGMVASYTYGFPVAEEAFKEANVQLVTLTDYQSVVEKALETGYINKEDVPMLDEWRKDPANWKK; encoded by the coding sequence ATGGAAGATTTAAGGAAAACATTTGCAGGCAAACTGCTCGGTATTAAAGCCATTAAGTTGCAACCCAACGACCCTTTCACGTGGGCAAGCGGGTGGAAGTCGCCTTTCTATTGCGACAATCGTAAAACTTTGTCGTACCACGATGTGCGCTCGTTCGTAAAGTTAGAACTTGTTCACGCTATCTTGGCAAACTTCCCAGAGGCTACGGCAGTGGCTGGAGTCGCAACAGGTGCCATTGCACAAGGGGCATTAGTGGCTGAAGAACTTGCAATGCCATATGCCTATGTGCGCCCTAAACCAAAGGACCACGGTATGAAAAACCAAATAGAAGGCGAATTGCCAGAAGGTTCAAAGGTTGTAGTGGTGGAAGATTTGATATCTACAGGCGGCTCATCGCTTAAGGCTGTGGCTGCATTGCGCGAGGCAGGCTTTGAGGTAGTGGGCATGGTTGCTTCTTACACCTACGGTTTCCCAGTGGCAGAAGAGGCTTTCAAGGAAGCCAACGTGCAGTTGGTTACGCTCACCGACTATCAGAGCGTAGTAGAAAAAGCATTGGAAACAGGATATATTAACAAGGAAGACGTGCCAATGCTTGATGAATGGCGCAAAGACCCTGCAAATTGGAAGAAGTAA
- a CDS encoding SRPBCC family protein produces the protein MSKFESSIKQIAYPQQSVYNMLSDLTNIERVKDKVPEDKLQGLTFDKDTISVNVPPVGAVSMRIIERDEPKTIKFASENSPMSFNFWIQILPVDETSSKMKLTIDADIPFFAKSMVSGPLQEGIEKIANALAMIPFE, from the coding sequence ATGAGCAAATTTGAAAGTAGCATAAAGCAGATTGCTTATCCTCAGCAAAGTGTTTACAATATGCTGAGCGACCTTACAAACATAGAGCGTGTAAAGGATAAAGTGCCCGAAGATAAGTTGCAGGGATTGACTTTCGACAAAGACACCATCTCTGTGAACGTACCTCCTGTCGGAGCTGTGTCTATGCGGATTATCGAACGCGACGAACCGAAGACCATAAAGTTTGCAAGCGAAAACTCGCCGATGTCGTTCAACTTTTGGATTCAGATACTTCCTGTAGACGAAACCTCTTCAAAAATGAAGCTGACCATCGATGCCGATATTCCTTTCTTTGCAAAAAGCATGGTTTCAGGGCCACTACAAGAAGGCATAGAGAAGATTGCCAACGCCTTGGCAATGATTCCGTTTGAATAG
- a CDS encoding DUF4294 domain-containing protein, whose protein sequence is MRCCRIIFAFCFLLIAVSGFAQEHINPEDRVVDLNSPTFVPMVHIGKAKVGSDSIQYVRTNKIYIFPPMEFKNDKQRQAYNRLVANIKKVLPLAKECNQIILETGAYLQTIPTKKERDAHMKAVEKGLKEEYTPRIKKLTYSQGKLLIKLIDRETHSTGYELIQAFLGPVRAGFYQAFAWVFGASLKKRYDPKGADRLVERIVLQVEAGQL, encoded by the coding sequence ATGAGATGCTGTCGAATTATATTTGCCTTTTGTTTCTTGCTTATCGCTGTGAGCGGTTTTGCGCAAGAACATATTAATCCAGAAGACCGTGTGGTAGACTTAAACTCTCCCACATTTGTGCCGATGGTGCATATTGGCAAAGCAAAGGTGGGCAGCGACAGCATACAATATGTGCGCACGAACAAGATTTACATCTTTCCACCTATGGAATTTAAGAACGATAAGCAGCGTCAAGCCTACAATCGCCTTGTAGCTAATATAAAAAAGGTGCTGCCATTGGCAAAAGAATGTAACCAAATTATATTGGAAACAGGTGCTTATCTCCAAACTATTCCTACGAAAAAGGAACGCGATGCGCATATGAAAGCAGTCGAAAAAGGACTGAAAGAAGAATACACGCCTCGCATAAAGAAGCTGACTTACTCGCAAGGAAAGCTACTTATAAAACTTATTGACCGCGAAACCCACTCTACGGGCTACGAACTCATACAAGCTTTCCTCGGTCCTGTGCGTGCAGGCTTCTACCAAGCCTTTGCGTGGGTGTTTGGTGCAAGCCTTAAAAAGCGATACGACCCTAAAGGTGCCGACCGCCTTGTAGAACGAATAGTACTGCAGGTAGAGGCTGGGCAGCTGTAA
- a CDS encoding DUF4369 domain-containing protein, translated as MKRIVYFFLLSLLLVSCGGRSGYFKIDGRLLHVNQGQLFVYSPEGVIDGLDTIQIKGGRFTYEIPCQFNGTLIIVFPNYSTHAIFAEPGEAVEIKADASHLKEMEVKGTDDNELMGKFRKQIASASPPEVVKYAVQFVESHPESPVSVYLTERYLINNKRTDYKQTAELIKLMEKEQPKNGSLARLKQHLQSLQNGNVGQLLPKFTVKDLNGNVITSSKLKDKNTIICTWASWSEESKDILLTLNSMAKKGAATVIGVCVDPSAKEARQYIKENDITVPNICDGEMLESRLIRTLGLTSVPDNIVLNNGKITERRVDANTLRERMIKLDI; from the coding sequence ATGAAGCGAATAGTTTATTTTTTCTTACTATCCTTACTATTGGTTTCTTGTGGCGGACGCAGCGGATACTTTAAAATTGATGGCAGATTGCTACACGTCAATCAAGGACAACTATTTGTTTATAGTCCTGAAGGCGTGATTGACGGACTCGATACCATACAAATAAAAGGTGGACGCTTCACTTACGAAATACCTTGCCAGTTCAATGGCACACTTATAATTGTATTCCCGAACTATTCTACACACGCTATTTTCGCCGAACCAGGCGAAGCTGTGGAAATAAAAGCCGATGCTTCGCACTTGAAAGAGATGGAAGTAAAAGGCACAGACGATAACGAACTGATGGGAAAATTCCGCAAACAGATTGCATCAGCATCGCCTCCAGAGGTTGTAAAATACGCTGTCCAGTTCGTAGAATCCCACCCAGAATCTCCCGTTAGCGTGTATTTGACAGAACGTTACCTTATTAATAATAAGAGAACAGACTACAAACAGACAGCCGAACTTATAAAACTAATGGAGAAAGAGCAACCGAAGAATGGCTCTTTGGCACGTTTGAAACAGCATTTACAAAGCTTACAGAACGGAAATGTTGGGCAACTGTTACCGAAATTCACGGTAAAAGACTTGAATGGAAATGTTATCACCAGTTCAAAGCTAAAAGACAAGAACACAATTATTTGCACGTGGGCATCGTGGAGCGAAGAAAGTAAAGACATTCTCTTAACGCTTAACAGTATGGCGAAGAAGGGTGCAGCTACCGTAATAGGCGTTTGCGTAGACCCATCGGCAAAAGAAGCAAGACAATATATCAAGGAAAACGACATAACAGTTCCCAATATCTGCGACGGAGAGATGTTGGAGAGCAGACTAATAAGAACTCTTGGGCTGACATCTGTACCCGACAACATCGTTCTAAACAACGGAAAGATAACCGAACGTAGGGTAGATGCCAACACGCTCAGAGAAAGAATGATAAAGTTAGATATCTAA
- a CDS encoding YifB family Mg chelatase-like AAA ATPase, giving the protein MLVKTYCAAVNGMEVTTVTVEISITRGVMYHLTGLADVAVKESHDRIAAALLNNGYQFPVADITANLAPADLRKEGSSFDLPLAIAILGATEKIASDHLGEYMLVGELSLDGTLQPIKGALPIAIKARAEKFKGLIVPKANEHEAAVVDTLEVYGMNNIGEVISFLNDAYTQEPCKVDTRKEFYENQYTSDLDFSDVRGQENVKRALEVAAAGSHNVIMIGPPGSGKSMMAKRLPSILPPLALTESLETTQIHSIAGKLKKDTGLITQRPFRSPHHTISEVALVGGGANPIPGEITLAHNGVLFCDELPEFNKHTLEVLRQPLEDRAITISRAKYTVTYPCSFMFVASMNPCPCGYYGDITHHCVCTPGQIQRYLSKISGPLLDRIDIQCEISPLPFKDLSKAEQGETSANIRERVLKARSIQTERFKNYPNIHCNAQMSERMIHEFAEPDEQSLEILRKAMESLKLSARAYNRILKVARTIADLDASTKVQAHHIAEAIGYRSLDRGDWGER; this is encoded by the coding sequence ATGCTTGTAAAAACTTATTGTGCTGCTGTAAACGGTATGGAAGTTACAACGGTTACAGTGGAAATAAGCATAACACGGGGTGTAATGTATCACCTCACAGGATTGGCTGACGTGGCTGTAAAAGAAAGCCACGACCGTATTGCTGCAGCACTATTAAACAATGGCTATCAGTTTCCAGTAGCCGATATAACCGCCAATCTTGCCCCTGCCGATTTACGCAAGGAAGGTTCAAGTTTCGACCTACCGCTTGCCATTGCTATTCTTGGCGCAACCGAAAAGATTGCTTCCGACCACCTTGGCGAATATATGCTTGTGGGAGAATTAAGCCTTGACGGAACTTTGCAACCCATTAAAGGTGCATTGCCGATAGCCATTAAGGCACGGGCTGAAAAGTTTAAGGGACTGATTGTGCCGAAAGCGAACGAACACGAAGCAGCCGTGGTAGACACACTCGAAGTCTACGGTATGAACAACATAGGCGAAGTCATCAGTTTCCTTAACGATGCCTATACACAAGAGCCGTGCAAGGTAGACACACGCAAAGAATTCTACGAGAATCAATATACCAGCGATTTGGATTTTTCCGACGTTCGCGGACAGGAAAATGTAAAACGAGCATTAGAAGTAGCCGCCGCTGGTTCGCACAACGTCATTATGATAGGTCCTCCGGGTAGCGGAAAGAGTATGATGGCGAAGCGTTTGCCTTCCATACTGCCACCATTGGCACTTACCGAGAGCTTGGAAACAACGCAAATCCATTCTATTGCGGGGAAACTAAAGAAAGATACAGGACTCATAACGCAACGCCCATTCCGCAGCCCCCACCATACCATTTCAGAAGTAGCCTTGGTAGGCGGTGGAGCAAACCCGATACCAGGCGAAATAACCTTAGCCCACAACGGGGTTTTATTCTGCGATGAGCTACCCGAGTTCAATAAACACACGCTCGAAGTATTGCGCCAACCATTAGAAGACCGCGCGATTACCATTTCAAGAGCCAAATATACCGTTACTTACCCTTGCAGTTTTATGTTTGTAGCGAGTATGAACCCTTGCCCTTGTGGCTATTATGGCGATATTACGCACCACTGTGTCTGCACGCCAGGGCAGATACAGCGTTACCTTTCAAAGATTTCGGGCCCGCTACTCGACCGTATCGACATACAGTGCGAAATATCTCCGCTTCCATTTAAAGACCTTTCGAAAGCCGAGCAAGGCGAAACGAGTGCCAATATTCGCGAACGTGTATTGAAAGCACGCAGCATTCAGACCGAAAGATTTAAGAATTACCCCAACATTCATTGCAATGCGCAGATGTCGGAACGTATGATTCACGAGTTTGCCGAACCCGATGAGCAATCGCTCGAAATACTTCGCAAAGCTATGGAAAGCCTTAAACTGTCGGCGCGTGCCTACAACCGTATTCTAAAAGTGGCACGTACCATAGCCGACCTCGACGCATCGACCAAGGTACAAGCCCACCATATTGCCGAAGCCATTGGTTACAGAAGTCTTGACCGAGGCGATTGGGGCGAAAGATAA
- a CDS encoding putative transporter produces MEWINGLFSIYSALQGVIIVSLVCAVGLALGKIKFGGVSLGVAFVFFVGIAVGNFGLSMDTQMMKYCETFGLVLFVYTLGLHVGPNFFSSLLHEGKALNMWSLAVILLGTVMAVGLTYALNVPMSDMVGILSGATTNTPALGAAQQALEHVGISGGRAALATAVTYPLGVVGVIFAMIVLRKLFVKPEDLELKNTDEENHTYVGQYVVVNPAIIGKTIAEVSQGSHTKFIISRIWRDEAVILPKGTTVLENHDNLLVIANKDDVSSIEILFGQTVRRDWNKEQIDWNNIDSNVESRTIVLTKDELNGKRLGQLQLRDTCGVNVSRVLRGDIKLLATEDLRLRYGDHLTIVGTPKAVDHAENFLGNSIKTLNEPNLGNIFLGMILGLALGTIPITLPGMDSPIRLGIAGGPIIMGILVGTFAPRFHMVSYTTRSASLMLRKLGLSLYLACIGLEAGKDFLDTVIRPEGLMWVGLGFLLTVLPIIIIAIIALRTKKYDFGTICGILCGAMANPMALVYANDTTKGETSNISYATVYPLGMFIRVIIAQVLVMFFV; encoded by the coding sequence ATGGAATGGATAAACGGACTTTTCAGCATTTACTCGGCACTTCAAGGTGTAATCATTGTTTCGCTTGTATGTGCTGTCGGACTTGCTTTGGGTAAGATAAAGTTCGGCGGAGTATCTTTGGGTGTTGCCTTCGTGTTCTTCGTAGGCATTGCCGTAGGAAACTTCGGACTCAGTATGGACACACAGATGATGAAATATTGCGAGACCTTTGGGCTTGTATTATTTGTCTACACGTTAGGATTGCACGTCGGTCCTAACTTTTTTAGTTCCCTGCTCCACGAGGGCAAGGCATTGAATATGTGGTCTTTGGCTGTTATTCTGCTCGGAACAGTTATGGCTGTCGGACTAACATACGCCCTTAACGTACCAATGAGCGATATGGTAGGTATCCTTAGTGGAGCAACAACCAACACGCCAGCCCTCGGTGCGGCACAACAGGCGTTGGAACACGTTGGCATCAGTGGCGGCCGTGCAGCCCTTGCAACGGCTGTAACCTATCCGCTCGGTGTTGTAGGCGTTATCTTCGCAATGATTGTTTTGCGCAAGCTCTTTGTAAAGCCCGAAGATTTAGAACTGAAAAACACCGACGAGGAAAACCATACCTATGTTGGACAATACGTTGTTGTAAATCCTGCCATCATTGGCAAAACTATTGCAGAAGTATCGCAAGGTTCTCACACTAAGTTTATTATATCCCGCATTTGGCGCGACGAAGCAGTAATACTTCCAAAAGGCACTACGGTATTGGAAAACCACGACAATTTGCTCGTCATTGCCAACAAAGACGATGTGTCGAGTATAGAAATACTGTTTGGTCAAACCGTTCGACGCGACTGGAACAAGGAGCAAATAGACTGGAACAATATCGATTCGAATGTTGAAAGCCGCACCATTGTGCTCACAAAAGACGAGTTGAACGGCAAACGACTTGGACAACTCCAACTCCGCGATACATGCGGTGTAAACGTTAGTCGCGTGTTGCGTGGCGACATCAAGCTGCTTGCCACCGAAGACCTGCGTTTGCGATATGGCGACCACCTGACGATTGTCGGAACTCCTAAAGCCGTAGACCACGCCGAAAACTTCCTTGGCAATTCCATAAAGACACTGAACGAGCCTAACCTCGGCAATATATTCCTCGGAATGATACTTGGCCTCGCCCTCGGAACCATTCCAATCACTTTGCCCGGTATGGATTCTCCTATCCGCTTAGGCATCGCGGGCGGTCCCATTATTATGGGAATCTTGGTCGGAACGTTTGCCCCACGCTTTCATATGGTATCTTATACCACCCGAAGCGCATCGCTTATGTTGCGCAAATTAGGGCTTTCGCTCTATCTGGCGTGCATCGGATTAGAAGCAGGTAAAGACTTCTTAGACACCGTAATCCGCCCCGAAGGCTTAATGTGGGTGGGCTTGGGCTTCCTGCTTACGGTGTTGCCCATCATCATTATTGCCATTATTGCTTTGCGAACGAAGAAATACGACTTCGGCACTATCTGCGGAATACTTTGCGGTGCAATGGCAAACCCAATGGCGTTGGTTTATGCAAACGACACCACTAAGGGCGAAACATCTAACATCAGTTACGCTACGGTCTATCCGTTAGGAATGTTTATCCGAGTGATAATTGCTCAAGTGCTGGTAATGTTCTTTGTTTAG